The following coding sequences are from one Microbacterium sp. SSM24 window:
- a CDS encoding lycopene cyclase domain-containing protein, which produces MPGLYLAAILVSAAGITLLDRRWHLAAWGAPGRTAAAVAIGTAVFLAWDAVGIATGVFVKGESVLLIGVDLAPHLPIEEPFFLAFLSYLALVTWGGARRLLTPRTEVHAP; this is translated from the coding sequence GTGCCCGGCCTCTACCTCGCCGCGATCCTCGTCTCGGCGGCCGGAATCACGCTTCTCGACCGCCGGTGGCACCTGGCGGCCTGGGGAGCCCCCGGCCGAACCGCCGCCGCCGTCGCGATCGGCACGGCGGTCTTCCTCGCGTGGGACGCCGTCGGCATCGCGACCGGTGTGTTCGTCAAGGGAGAGAGCGTGCTCCTGATCGGCGTCGACCTCGCGCCGCATCTCCCGATCGAGGAGCCGTTCTTCCTCGCGTTCCTCAGCTATCTCGCACTCGTGACCTGGGGTGGGGCACGGCGCCTCCTGACGCCGCGGACAGAGGTGCATGCTCCGTGA
- the crtI gene encoding phytoene desaturase family protein — translation MTAAPPRAAGRAVIVGGGIAGLATAALLGHDGWSVTVLEAREEIGGRAGSWEREGFRFDTGPSWYLMPEVFDHFFRLLGTTSAEQLDLVRLDPAYRVYSDPATKRAPLDVRSGRDAATALFESVEPGAGARLSAYLDSAGDAYDLAVTRFLYDTYESTAGLRDPALLRRVPQLAPLLTRSLASHVDRRFDDPRLRQILGYPAVFLGGSPYGVPSLYHLMSHLDLDDGVLYPRGGFTEIIRAIARLAEASGARIETGARVASISTAGRVATGVTLVDGRHVEADLVVSTADLHHTETTLLPREQQTYPEEWWAKRSPSPGALLLLLGVEGELPQLAHHTLLFTEDWRSNFDEIFGPSPRISDPASLYVCRPSATDTGVAPAGHENVFVLVPVPADPGLGRGGVDGGGDAAIEAAADRVIAQISAWCDVPDLAERIVVRRTIAPGDFAADLGAWRGNALGLAHTLRQSAMFRPRNASRKVDGLSYAGGSTLPGIGLPMCLISAELVLKRLRGDRSPGPLAEPARV, via the coding sequence ATGACCGCCGCACCTCCACGCGCCGCCGGGCGCGCGGTGATCGTCGGCGGAGGAATCGCCGGGCTCGCCACCGCCGCGCTCCTCGGCCACGACGGCTGGTCGGTCACGGTGCTCGAGGCTCGCGAGGAGATCGGCGGCCGCGCCGGATCGTGGGAACGCGAAGGCTTCCGCTTCGACACCGGCCCGAGCTGGTACCTCATGCCGGAGGTGTTCGACCACTTCTTCCGCCTCCTCGGCACCACCTCCGCGGAGCAGCTCGACCTCGTGCGTCTCGATCCGGCGTACCGCGTCTACTCGGACCCGGCGACGAAGCGTGCGCCGCTCGATGTGAGATCGGGACGGGATGCCGCGACCGCGCTGTTCGAGTCGGTCGAGCCCGGAGCGGGCGCACGGCTGTCGGCGTACCTGGACTCGGCGGGCGACGCCTACGACCTCGCCGTGACACGGTTCCTCTACGACACGTACGAGTCGACCGCGGGGCTGCGCGATCCCGCGCTCCTGCGCCGCGTGCCGCAGCTCGCGCCGCTGCTGACCCGCAGTCTCGCCTCGCACGTCGACCGCCGCTTCGACGACCCGCGGCTGCGGCAGATCCTGGGGTACCCGGCGGTCTTCCTCGGCGGATCGCCGTACGGCGTGCCGAGCCTGTACCACCTCATGAGCCACCTCGATCTCGACGACGGCGTTCTCTACCCCCGCGGCGGGTTCACCGAGATCATCCGCGCGATCGCGCGCCTGGCCGAGGCATCCGGCGCCCGCATCGAGACCGGGGCGCGCGTCGCGTCGATCTCGACCGCCGGGCGCGTCGCGACGGGTGTGACCCTGGTCGACGGCCGCCATGTCGAAGCCGACCTCGTCGTGTCCACGGCCGACCTTCACCACACCGAGACGACGCTGCTCCCCCGCGAGCAGCAGACCTACCCCGAGGAGTGGTGGGCGAAGCGGTCCCCGAGCCCGGGCGCGCTCCTCCTCCTGCTCGGCGTCGAGGGAGAGCTGCCGCAGCTCGCGCACCACACGCTCCTGTTCACCGAGGACTGGCGATCCAACTTCGACGAGATCTTCGGCCCGAGCCCCCGCATCTCCGACCCGGCCTCGCTGTACGTGTGCCGGCCCAGCGCCACCGACACCGGCGTCGCCCCCGCCGGGCACGAGAACGTGTTCGTCCTGGTGCCGGTCCCCGCCGACCCGGGGCTCGGCCGGGGCGGGGTCGACGGGGGCGGCGACGCCGCGATCGAGGCGGCGGCCGATCGTGTGATCGCGCAGATCTCCGCGTGGTGCGACGTGCCCGACCTCGCGGAGCGGATCGTCGTGCGCCGCACGATCGCCCCCGGCGACTTCGCCGCGGACCTCGGCGCGTGGCGGGGGAACGCTCTGGGACTCGCTCACACCCTCCGTCAGAGCGCGATGTTCCGGCCACGGAACGCGTCACGCAAGGTCGACGGCCTCTCCTACGCCGGCGGATCCACCCTGCCCGGCATCGGCCTGCCCATGTGCCTCATCTCGGCCGAGCTCGTCCTCAAGCGGCTCCGCGGCGATCGCTCACCCGGCCCGCTCGCCGAGCCGGCGAGGGTGTGA
- a CDS encoding phytoene/squalene synthase family protein, translating into MKDGPRDRVATGLALYDQTAQDAAATVIARYSTSFGLACRLLGSRPRPHVRVIYALVRVADEIVDGPGAAAGLSADDARDVLDGLETETLVAVDRGFSANLIVHAFARTARECGIGEDLIRPFFASMRTDLSTQRHDDASHDAYVYGSAEVVGLMCLQVFVNAGAQHPQAPAPDLIDGARRLGAAFQDVNFLRDLDHDDTALGRDYLGLTSGATTREGVLDRIDADLAAAAAVIPRLPADCRRAVTAAHDLFGELAARLRATPEPAQRVRVPDRVKAVLAARALLGLAPKDARA; encoded by the coding sequence GTGAAGGACGGTCCGCGCGACCGCGTGGCGACAGGGCTCGCGCTCTACGATCAGACGGCCCAGGATGCCGCCGCCACCGTCATCGCACGGTACTCGACGTCGTTCGGACTGGCCTGCCGCCTGCTCGGATCCCGCCCCCGGCCCCACGTGAGGGTGATCTACGCGCTCGTGCGGGTCGCCGACGAGATCGTGGACGGTCCGGGTGCCGCCGCCGGCCTCTCCGCAGACGACGCCCGCGACGTGCTGGACGGCCTCGAGACCGAGACGCTCGTCGCCGTGGACCGCGGCTTCAGCGCCAACCTCATCGTCCATGCCTTCGCGCGGACCGCGCGCGAGTGCGGGATCGGCGAGGACCTCATCCGGCCGTTCTTCGCCTCCATGCGCACCGATCTCTCGACCCAGCGGCATGACGACGCCTCGCACGACGCCTACGTGTACGGGTCGGCGGAAGTGGTCGGACTGATGTGCCTGCAGGTCTTCGTCAACGCCGGTGCGCAGCATCCGCAGGCGCCCGCTCCGGATCTCATCGACGGCGCCCGCCGCCTCGGCGCCGCCTTCCAGGACGTCAACTTCCTCCGCGATCTCGACCACGACGACACCGCACTCGGCCGCGACTACCTCGGGCTCACCTCGGGCGCCACGACCCGGGAAGGCGTGCTCGATCGCATCGACGCCGATCTCGCGGCGGCGGCGGCCGTCATTCCCCGGTTGCCTGCGGACTGCCGGCGCGCGGTGACCGCCGCCCACGACCTCTTCGGCGAGCTCGCTGCACGGCTGCGCGCGACGCCGGAGCCGGCGCAGCGCGTGCGGGTGCCCGATCGCGTGAAGGCCGTGCTCGCCGCCCGCGCGCTGCTCGGACTGGCCCCCAAGGACGCGCGGGCATGA
- a CDS encoding polyprenyl synthetase family protein yields MIALPASPGVDAAIDDAVSRVVARAARLGPGFGALGQALARATRGGKRFRPALVEASFRAFGGDARATPGLYPVAAAFELLHTAFVVHDDVIDHDTERRGVPNVAGEFRQRATARGADAAGAALLGDAAGILAGDLLLHEALRLVAFAEVDPVARERLYALVDDAVYVSAAGELADVENSIGAPETSAEDVFDTAHNKTAVYSFGAPLQAGAVLAGASDAAIEILATAGGRLGLAFQLVDDLIGTFGTAAQAGRESGGDLREAKRTPLVALASQTPSWSRVSDALAAAHTGPIAVREAQVALEESGAPVRLRAFIEDTLDDVRTAAQEPSLTPAAGALLRDLADGMERRIP; encoded by the coding sequence GTGATCGCCCTCCCCGCCTCTCCCGGCGTCGATGCGGCCATCGACGATGCGGTCTCGCGCGTCGTCGCGCGCGCGGCCCGGCTCGGGCCGGGCTTCGGCGCTCTCGGCCAGGCTCTCGCCCGCGCCACGCGCGGGGGCAAGCGGTTCCGGCCGGCGCTGGTGGAGGCATCCTTCCGCGCGTTCGGAGGCGACGCACGCGCCACCCCCGGCCTCTACCCCGTCGCTGCCGCGTTCGAACTGCTGCACACCGCGTTCGTCGTGCACGACGACGTGATCGACCACGACACCGAACGGCGCGGCGTACCCAATGTCGCGGGCGAGTTCCGACAGCGCGCCACAGCCCGGGGTGCGGATGCCGCGGGCGCGGCCCTCCTCGGAGATGCGGCCGGCATCCTCGCCGGCGACCTGCTGCTGCACGAGGCCCTGCGCCTCGTCGCGTTCGCCGAGGTCGACCCGGTCGCTCGCGAGCGCCTCTACGCGCTCGTCGACGATGCCGTGTACGTGTCCGCCGCCGGAGAGCTCGCCGATGTCGAGAACAGCATCGGGGCGCCCGAGACCTCGGCCGAGGACGTGTTCGACACCGCGCACAACAAGACGGCCGTGTACTCGTTCGGCGCGCCGCTCCAGGCCGGCGCGGTGCTCGCCGGCGCATCCGACGCGGCGATCGAGATCCTCGCCACGGCGGGCGGACGCCTCGGCCTCGCCTTCCAGCTCGTGGACGATCTCATCGGCACCTTCGGCACCGCCGCCCAGGCGGGGCGCGAGAGCGGCGGCGACCTGCGCGAGGCCAAGCGCACGCCGTTGGTCGCCCTCGCAAGCCAGACGCCGTCGTGGAGTCGCGTGAGCGACGCGCTCGCGGCCGCGCACACCGGCCCCATCGCCGTGCGCGAGGCCCAGGTCGCCCTCGAGGAGAGCGGCGCCCCGGTGCGCCTGCGCGCCTTCATCGAGGACACTCTCGACGATGTGCGCACGGCCGCTCAGGAGCCGTCGTTGACACCCGCCGCCGGCGCCCTGCTGCGCGACCTCGCGGACGGCATGGAGAGGCGGATCCCGTGA
- the idi gene encoding isopentenyl-diphosphate Delta-isomerase, whose amino-acid sequence MTDADHVVLLDDEGRAIGTAPKSSVHGTDTALHLAFSCHVVNEDGQVLVTRRALDKKTWPGVWSNSFCGHPKPAEPVLTAVHRRAEFELGLTLEDIELALPLFRYRATDANGIVEHEVCPVYTALTRDEPVLNPLEVVDARWVDPAELAASLQTTPWAFSPWLVLQAEQLHLFDTVAQRRRAS is encoded by the coding sequence ATGACTGATGCCGACCACGTGGTCCTCCTCGATGACGAGGGACGGGCGATCGGCACGGCCCCGAAGAGCAGCGTCCACGGCACCGACACCGCGCTGCATCTCGCCTTCTCCTGCCACGTCGTGAACGAGGACGGCCAGGTGCTCGTCACCCGCCGCGCCCTCGACAAGAAGACCTGGCCGGGCGTCTGGAGCAACTCGTTCTGCGGTCATCCCAAGCCCGCTGAGCCGGTACTCACCGCCGTGCACCGCCGTGCCGAGTTCGAGCTCGGCCTCACGTTGGAGGACATCGAGCTGGCGCTCCCTCTCTTCCGCTACCGCGCGACCGACGCCAATGGCATCGTGGAGCACGAGGTCTGCCCCGTGTACACCGCCCTCACCCGCGACGAGCCGGTGCTCAACCCGCTCGAGGTCGTCGACGCCCGCTGGGTGGACCCCGCCGAACTCGCCGCCTCGCTCCAGACCACGCCGTGGGCGTTCAGTCCGTGGCTCGTGCTCCAGGCCGAGCAGCTGCACCTGTTCGACACGGTCGCACAGCGACGGCGGGCGTCGTGA
- a CDS encoding MarR family winged helix-turn-helix transcriptional regulator: MVRPWSPATPHDHAVMQVLLAVRAFSDSMDRMHGDMKGDMDMNASDLSALRMLIMREQRGEVVSPHDLAHHLRISTASTTKLLDRLAAAGHVERRPHPTDRRARVIALTPRSRQTFFQHFGERLQAMRGVADRYSDDELAAIARFLSELGDVLG, translated from the coding sequence ATGGTCAGGCCTTGGTCGCCCGCCACACCTCACGACCACGCGGTCATGCAGGTGCTGCTGGCCGTGCGCGCGTTCAGCGACTCGATGGACCGCATGCACGGGGACATGAAGGGCGACATGGACATGAACGCCTCCGACCTCTCGGCTCTGCGCATGCTCATCATGCGCGAACAGCGCGGTGAAGTGGTCAGCCCGCACGACCTCGCGCACCACCTGCGGATCTCCACGGCATCGACGACGAAGCTGCTCGACCGTCTGGCCGCCGCCGGGCACGTCGAGCGGCGCCCGCATCCCACGGATCGCCGCGCACGCGTCATCGCGCTCACGCCGCGATCCCGGCAGACCTTCTTCCAGCACTTCGGCGAGCGCCTCCAGGCCATGCGCGGCGTGGCGGACCGGTACAGCGACGACGAACTGGCCGCGATCGCACGGTTCCTGAGCGAGCTGGGAGACGTGCTCGGGTAA